The following are from one region of the Paracholeplasma manati genome:
- a CDS encoding Mrp/NBP35 family ATP-binding protein has protein sequence MATYEELKKRIEELVDPGYEKPLKDVNGIKKLTVGPTGVVDVELYFSKPGTPEEQKFKINLIKLVKVELGFPGIKVTFEQNEVVNEGEKKIIYLGIASGKGGVGKSTVTANLAAALSRLGKKVGIIDADIYGASIPQILKVDIKPLSGTDDDMMIPLQSEGIEVISTEFFMPADKPIMWRGPMLGKMLSHYFGGVAWRPDTDYVLIDLPPGTGDVALDIQKFAQHTKMLIVTTPHVNAAHVAVKAGLGAQQIGHSVIGVVENMSYFLNSCNKKREYIFGQGGGDKVAKQLGVDLLTQVPIGQPVDGYIFQSAEPAGLAYDQLASKVIDLLDE, from the coding sequence ATGGCTACGTATGAAGAACTTAAAAAACGTATAGAAGAACTGGTTGACCCAGGGTATGAAAAACCGTTGAAAGACGTCAATGGTATTAAGAAGCTCACCGTCGGACCTACAGGGGTTGTCGATGTGGAATTGTATTTTTCAAAACCGGGTACCCCAGAAGAACAAAAATTTAAAATCAATTTGATCAAATTGGTCAAAGTAGAACTGGGATTTCCTGGCATTAAAGTGACCTTTGAACAAAATGAAGTCGTCAATGAAGGCGAGAAGAAAATCATTTATTTGGGTATCGCATCTGGTAAAGGTGGCGTGGGTAAATCCACAGTTACCGCGAATTTAGCGGCCGCATTATCCCGTTTAGGCAAAAAAGTAGGTATCATCGACGCGGATATCTATGGCGCATCCATCCCACAAATTCTAAAAGTGGACATCAAACCATTATCAGGGACAGACGATGATATGATGATTCCTTTACAAAGCGAAGGCATCGAAGTCATCTCTACTGAGTTCTTTATGCCTGCGGACAAACCCATCATGTGGCGCGGGCCGATGTTAGGCAAGATGTTATCCCATTATTTCGGTGGGGTTGCTTGGCGTCCAGATACCGATTATGTCTTGATTGACTTACCACCAGGCACTGGGGATGTCGCGCTTGATATTCAAAAATTTGCACAACACACGAAAATGTTGATAGTTACTACCCCACATGTGAACGCGGCACACGTCGCTGTTAAGGCTGGTTTAGGGGCACAACAAATCGGTCACTCCGTCATTGGTGTGGTTGAAAATATGAGCTATTTCTTAAACTCATGCAATAAAAAACGTGAATACATCTTTGGTCAAGGTGGTGGTGATAAGGTTGCGAAACAATTGGGTGTCGATCTACTCACACAAGTACCCATTGGACAACCAGTCGATGGCTATATTTTCCAAAGTGCAGAACCTGCGGGTCTAGCTTACGATCAACTCGCATCTAAAGTCATCGATTTACTCGACGAATAA
- the pstB gene encoding phosphate ABC transporter ATP-binding protein PstB encodes MNKVFDVKSLDLYYGQKQALKQIELPIYDKKVTALIGPSGCGKSTFLRTLNRMNDLIENCTVQGEIMYNNQQIYDKQTDVIGLRIKVGMVFQKPNPFPMSIYDNIAYGPRCQGIKSKAALDDIVKTSLEQAALWEEVKDRLRDSALALSGGQQQRLCIARALAMKPEVILMDEPTSALDPIATSKIEDLILQLKQHYTIVIVTHNMQQAARISDYTAFFLLGEMVEYEETERLFSHPRDQRTEDYITGRFG; translated from the coding sequence ATGAATAAAGTATTTGATGTCAAATCACTTGACCTCTATTATGGTCAAAAACAAGCATTAAAACAAATTGAACTGCCGATTTATGATAAAAAAGTCACAGCATTGATTGGACCTTCTGGTTGTGGAAAATCGACATTCCTAAGAACCTTGAATCGGATGAATGATCTCATAGAAAATTGTACAGTCCAAGGCGAAATCATGTACAACAATCAACAAATCTATGACAAGCAAACCGATGTGATTGGCTTAAGAATCAAAGTGGGCATGGTTTTCCAAAAACCCAACCCATTCCCGATGAGCATTTATGACAACATCGCCTACGGTCCTAGATGTCAAGGCATCAAATCCAAAGCAGCATTGGATGACATTGTCAAAACATCACTTGAACAAGCCGCTTTGTGGGAAGAAGTTAAAGACCGTTTGAGAGATTCCGCTTTAGCATTATCTGGTGGTCAACAACAACGCTTGTGTATCGCAAGAGCGTTAGCCATGAAGCCAGAAGTCATATTGATGGATGAACCCACATCGGCTTTGGATCCCATCGCAACATCCAAGATAGAAGATTTAATCCTACAACTAAAACAACATTACACCATTGTCATCGTGACCCACAATATGCAACAAGCGGCACGAATTTCAGACTACACCGCCTTTTTCTTATTGGGCGAAATGGTGGAATATGAAGAAACAGAACGTCTATTCTCACACCCTAGAGATCAACGCACCGAAGATTACATCACCGGACGTTTTGGATAA
- the phoU gene encoding phosphate signaling complex protein PhoU, with product MNRNTYQTALNQLKESVIEMADQALLNVRNGLKSFETNDLVLANNIIKADDQIDMMEEEISKQALRIIWKEQPIAQDLRLVTTILKILTDIERIGDHASDISEISLHLEGHQFVRDLSLVLSMAKHAEHMVQSAIEALVSEDAVLAKLIIAQDDIVDREYREMIQLSAQWIKDDVDDTPYVISIILIAKYLERVADHAVNIAEWVIFLVTGSHKNTPLF from the coding sequence ATGAATCGTAATACGTATCAAACCGCCTTAAATCAACTTAAAGAATCCGTCATCGAAATGGCTGACCAAGCATTACTCAATGTCAGAAACGGATTAAAAAGTTTCGAAACCAACGATTTGGTGCTTGCTAACAACATCATCAAAGCCGATGACCAAATCGATATGATGGAAGAAGAAATATCTAAACAAGCCCTAAGAATCATCTGGAAAGAACAACCCATCGCCCAAGATTTGAGATTGGTAACCACCATTTTAAAAATCCTAACCGACATCGAACGTATTGGCGACCACGCTTCGGATATTTCGGAAATATCCTTACATCTAGAAGGACACCAATTCGTGAGAGACCTATCCTTGGTTTTATCGATGGCCAAACACGCCGAACACATGGTGCAATCCGCGATTGAAGCGTTGGTCAGTGAGGATGCGGTTCTTGCAAAACTGATCATCGCACAAGACGATATCGTCGACCGTGAATATCGTGAGATGATTCAGCTTTCAGCACAATGGATCAAAGACGATGTCGATGATACCCCTTACGTCATCTCCATCATCCTCATTGCAAAATACTTAGAACGTGTGGCAGACCACGCCGTCAATATTGCAGAATGGGTCATTTTCTTGGTGACAGGTTCGCACAAAAACACACCCCTATTTTAA
- a CDS encoding substrate-binding domain-containing protein, producing MRKILAVLALALSFSLAACTSGSSFDDSKNITVYTRDTTSGTRAGFMDGIGFAAAATSDDVLVEGFVIKDNTGIMTSMGTDEYGIGYVSLSSLNNTIKGLSYEGVAPTVANVLNNTYGLKRPFMWMTRDAGDYESTEIEQLVNAFVAFLGTSDAADIINNNGAIALDTTVTWDSIKAQHPITARNNANVTVRFGGSDSIQKVAQALTQAFSAKAGNFVAEHDHTGSGDAYKRTQTIGLSDPVSKHVAFASRYFKDTEKVGVAESAMGQLAWDAIVAIVHKNNPITNITAAQLKAIYDGTYSKWSDVVSE from the coding sequence ATGAGAAAAATATTAGCAGTATTGGCTTTAGCATTATCATTCAGTTTAGCCGCTTGTACCTCAGGATCATCGTTCGATGACTCGAAAAACATCACCGTTTATACCCGTGACACCACCTCTGGCACACGTGCAGGGTTTATGGATGGTATCGGATTCGCTGCAGCAGCAACATCAGACGATGTATTGGTAGAAGGATTCGTCATTAAAGATAACACAGGTATCATGACTTCCATGGGTACCGATGAATATGGGATTGGTTATGTATCCTTATCGTCTTTAAACAATACCATTAAAGGTTTAAGCTACGAAGGGGTTGCACCAACCGTAGCGAATGTCCTCAATAACACCTATGGCTTAAAACGTCCGTTCATGTGGATGACCAGAGACGCTGGCGATTATGAATCGACAGAAATCGAACAATTGGTCAATGCCTTCGTTGCGTTCCTAGGCACTTCGGATGCTGCCGACATCATCAATAACAATGGTGCGATTGCGTTAGATACCACAGTTACATGGGATTCTATCAAAGCACAACACCCAATCACAGCGAGAAATAACGCGAATGTTACAGTCCGTTTTGGTGGATCTGATTCCATTCAAAAAGTTGCACAAGCATTGACTCAAGCTTTCAGTGCGAAAGCTGGTAACTTCGTTGCAGAACACGATCATACCGGTTCAGGGGATGCTTATAAGCGTACACAAACCATTGGTTTAAGCGATCCTGTATCCAAGCACGTTGCATTTGCTTCTAGATATTTCAAAGATACTGAAAAAGTCGGGGTTGCTGAATCTGCCATGGGTCAATTGGCATGGGATGCGATTGTAGCGATTGTTCACAAGAATAATCCAATCACCAATATCACTGCAGCACAACTTAAAGCGATTTACGACGGTACATATTCGAAGTGGTCAGACGTCGTTTCTGAATAA
- a CDS encoding ABC transporter permease: MSKFKYLLKYGIKRRIGTKAFYIANIVIFIALLALMNIPNIIAFFDDGETSKEIVYVVDDTEKGLDSIAILDQSAQALLNMIPGANISFETKDSVDPENLDFGPSKAIVHLTTVDDILVVDIYKDELDTLNETILLQSLSVLKVQVWAVDKTQAELDLIEDFNQPLVYEVHTQVDDTTTRDLILSAISVFVAIPIFIMLIMSVQFVGVDIIEEKSTKAIEFVMSTVPPQTHFMTKILSSFVFLIVQALLIFLYGLIAGFVSTQVLGATNGQMSISELIGMLTETDSSIIASVFNALPLALAITLIFMIVGGLFFMIFMATLASMSTSMEDFQSFQSPFMFTMLIGFYAAIFSIYLGDSVFLKVLAYIPLFSPIVVPTLYMSGVLSVIDVVISFLILIGSTIGMYYLLAPVYKASILSYDQSPFFQRIKKMFKRSKAM; this comes from the coding sequence ATGAGCAAGTTTAAATATTTACTCAAATATGGCATCAAACGCCGTATCGGAACCAAAGCGTTTTATATCGCCAACATCGTGATATTCATCGCGTTACTCGCCCTAATGAATATTCCGAACATCATCGCCTTTTTTGATGATGGTGAAACCTCAAAAGAAATTGTTTATGTGGTCGATGATACTGAAAAAGGTTTAGACAGCATCGCTATTCTCGATCAGAGTGCACAAGCTTTACTCAATATGATTCCAGGTGCAAACATCTCATTTGAAACCAAGGATTCTGTAGACCCAGAAAACCTAGACTTTGGACCATCCAAAGCCATCGTTCATTTAACCACAGTCGATGATATTTTAGTCGTTGATATTTATAAAGATGAACTCGATACATTAAACGAAACCATCCTATTACAATCCTTATCGGTACTCAAAGTCCAAGTGTGGGCTGTGGATAAAACGCAAGCAGAACTCGACTTAATCGAAGACTTCAATCAACCATTGGTTTATGAAGTTCATACACAAGTCGATGATACAACCACCAGAGACTTAATTCTATCCGCCATCAGCGTGTTTGTTGCGATACCGATCTTCATCATGCTCATCATGAGTGTGCAATTTGTAGGTGTTGATATCATCGAAGAAAAATCGACCAAAGCCATTGAGTTTGTGATGTCCACCGTACCACCACAAACCCACTTTATGACCAAAATATTATCGTCATTTGTATTCTTGATTGTTCAAGCGTTGTTGATATTTTTATATGGTTTAATCGCTGGATTCGTATCCACGCAAGTCCTTGGTGCAACCAATGGACAAATGTCTATCAGCGAATTGATTGGAATGTTAACAGAAACCGACTCATCGATCATCGCGAGTGTCTTCAATGCCTTACCATTGGCACTTGCCATCACCTTGATTTTCATGATTGTTGGCGGACTATTCTTCATGATTTTTATGGCAACCCTCGCATCGATGTCCACATCGATGGAAGATTTCCAATCCTTCCAGTCCCCATTCATGTTTACCATGTTGATTGGGTTCTACGCAGCGATTTTCTCCATTTACTTAGGCGACTCTGTGTTCCTGAAGGTACTGGCGTATATCCCATTATTCTCACCGATTGTTGTGCCTACTTTATACATGAGTGGTGTGCTATCGGTCATCGATGTAGTCATTTCGTTCTTGATTTTAATCGGATCAACGATAGGTATGTATTACTTACTCGCACCGGTTTATAAAGCATCGATCTTAAGTTATGACCAATCGCCATTTTTCCAAAGAATCAAAAAGATGTTCAAACGCAGTAAAGCGATGTAA
- a CDS encoding lysophospholipase has translation MVPYHLYEVERAPLVIFTHGIGEYGLLYEPLAKALNEAGFAVVLYDVRGHGQHGQPGQLKDYHGLIDDIDEMIAKEGKQRKVFLMGHSLGALISHLYAVSHPNIRGVISIGYHYHIISMVKWLGFLLPNKKLHLNWADPKSRHVKTEAEIQDEHLLKFVTFKMLYETIYKANKYIHKRLNDYQPDLLVIHGGSDRIVPLHNAHALFDKAGAKVKDIIIYPESYHDVLLDIDQTLVIQDMIQWLKSKN, from the coding sequence ATGGTCCCTTATCATTTATATGAGGTAGAAAGAGCCCCATTGGTCATCTTTACTCATGGTATTGGGGAATATGGGTTGCTATATGAACCACTCGCTAAGGCATTGAATGAGGCTGGATTTGCAGTGGTGTTATACGATGTGCGTGGGCATGGCCAACATGGTCAACCGGGTCAATTGAAGGATTATCATGGTTTGATTGATGATATCGATGAGATGATTGCTAAAGAAGGAAAACAAAGAAAAGTCTTTTTAATGGGACATTCTCTAGGCGCACTCATCAGTCATTTATATGCAGTATCACATCCAAATATTCGTGGTGTGATATCGATAGGTTACCATTACCATATCATCTCTATGGTGAAGTGGTTAGGATTCTTACTGCCAAACAAAAAACTACATTTGAACTGGGCAGACCCAAAGAGCCGTCATGTGAAAACAGAAGCAGAAATCCAAGATGAACATTTGTTGAAGTTTGTCACTTTTAAGATGTTGTATGAAACCATCTATAAAGCGAATAAATATATTCATAAACGCTTAAACGATTATCAACCAGACCTACTTGTGATTCATGGTGGGAGTGATCGAATTGTGCCTTTACATAACGCACACGCATTATTTGATAAAGCAGGTGCTAAAGTCAAAGACATCATCATTTACCCAGAGAGTTACCACGATGTTTTACTCGATATTGACCAAACGCTGGTCATTCAAGATATGATTCAGTGGTTAAAGTCTAAAAACTAA
- the pstC gene encoding phosphate ABC transporter permease subunit PstC has translation MQSKIQLNQTQKRHNQWLDNTIKYLLMGFAILSSSFIFIIAGVIMVKGVTPFITNNGGLGRVNLADFLTGTTWLIGESFNSNLYAIGFLIISTLFIAFLSLLISFPVGVLTALFIAKIAPKKLAETLRTVVEMLASIPSIIYGLFGAGIILKIVYDLSTLIGFQSKGGNSILSSVLVLAIMTIPTIASISEVAIRSVDKSIEHGSLALGASKTQTHFKVVLTSAKSGIFTSAILGIGRVLGEATAVSLVAGGRRSGINFNILDTTSTLTTMMLEGMKETTGLDYDIRFSVGIVLMVVILITNFTLNYIKRKVGNVDVK, from the coding sequence ATGCAATCCAAAATACAGTTAAATCAAACCCAAAAAAGACACAACCAATGGCTAGATAACACCATTAAGTATCTTTTGATGGGTTTTGCAATACTATCATCTTCATTCATCTTCATCATCGCAGGCGTCATCATGGTCAAAGGGGTTACCCCTTTTATCACGAACAATGGGGGATTAGGTCGAGTCAATTTGGCTGACTTTTTGACCGGTACGACTTGGTTGATTGGTGAATCGTTTAATTCAAACTTATACGCGATTGGCTTTTTAATCATCTCTACCTTATTCATCGCGTTTTTATCCTTACTCATATCCTTTCCAGTTGGGGTACTTACAGCACTATTCATTGCGAAAATTGCTCCAAAAAAATTAGCCGAAACGTTAAGAACGGTTGTAGAAATGCTCGCTTCCATCCCCTCGATTATTTACGGGTTGTTTGGGGCAGGGATTATTTTGAAAATCGTTTATGATTTATCAACCCTCATCGGTTTTCAATCCAAAGGCGGAAACTCCATTTTATCATCCGTATTGGTGTTGGCTATCATGACCATTCCAACCATCGCTTCGATCAGTGAAGTGGCCATTCGGAGCGTAGATAAATCGATCGAACATGGCTCACTAGCGCTTGGCGCATCTAAAACCCAAACCCATTTTAAAGTGGTCTTAACGTCAGCGAAAAGTGGTATTTTCACCTCAGCCATCTTAGGGATTGGACGTGTATTGGGTGAAGCCACAGCTGTTTCGTTGGTAGCTGGTGGTAGACGTAGTGGGATTAATTTTAATATCCTCGATACGACATCGACACTCACCACGATGATGTTAGAGGGGATGAAAGAAACCACAGGACTCGACTACGATATTCGCTTCTCTGTAGGGATTGTACTGATGGTTGTCATACTCATCACCAACTTCACCTTAAACTATATCAAACGAAAGGTGGGCAATGTCGATGTTAAATAG
- the pstA gene encoding phosphate ABC transporter permease PstA, with amino-acid sequence MLNSRKKKDLILQSITYFASFISLFVLISILLFVFLNGFKLLNMDLITHNFESTSYIADLKDFTGPGDFTIDKDFNDNTYYSSKWGIALTDDENLMGHTIVLVTYVHPESPFKDLRNKGVATQDLSLGIDYEIIRIAFNDGPSALSIQGAQNMIHVLDTKTTFRELEYSTSGGGIRGSIITTLYLIGLTLLIALPIGVGAALYLNEYAPKNRFTKALRNLIETLTGVPSIIYGLMGLALFVPITISLTKATGANLISGALTLAVILMPVIIRTTEESLKVVPDDYRQASLALGGNKTQTTFKIVLPSAFSGILTATLLAIGRIIGESAALVFAVGTAIKDDVSIFDKSTSLSVHIWAMMTDEPANIELSTTIAIIILVIVLSMNLSIKLISKRLLRKYGVTHE; translated from the coding sequence ATGTTAAATAGTCGTAAAAAGAAAGACCTCATCCTTCAGTCCATCACGTATTTCGCATCCTTCATTTCACTGTTTGTCCTCATCTCCATCTTATTATTCGTGTTTCTCAATGGATTCAAGTTACTCAACATGGATCTCATTACCCATAATTTTGAATCGACCAGTTATATTGCAGATTTAAAGGACTTCACTGGGCCTGGTGACTTTACCATCGATAAAGATTTTAATGACAATACCTATTATTCTTCAAAATGGGGGATTGCGCTCACAGACGATGAGAATTTGATGGGTCATACCATTGTATTGGTAACCTATGTTCATCCAGAATCCCCATTCAAAGATTTACGGAATAAAGGGGTCGCTACTCAAGATTTGAGTTTAGGGATCGATTATGAAATCATACGCATCGCTTTTAATGATGGTCCATCCGCATTATCGATACAAGGGGCTCAAAACATGATTCACGTATTGGATACGAAAACCACCTTTCGTGAATTAGAATATTCGACTTCTGGTGGTGGGATTCGTGGGTCGATTATCACAACACTCTATTTGATCGGTCTAACGCTATTGATTGCGTTACCGATTGGTGTGGGAGCTGCACTTTACTTAAATGAATATGCGCCTAAAAATAGATTCACCAAAGCTTTAAGAAATCTGATTGAAACCTTGACTGGTGTCCCCTCCATTATTTATGGTTTGATGGGGTTAGCCCTGTTTGTTCCAATTACCATCTCCCTCACCAAAGCCACAGGAGCTAACCTCATTTCTGGGGCCTTGACATTGGCTGTCATTTTAATGCCTGTCATTATTAGAACCACAGAAGAATCGTTGAAAGTGGTACCCGATGATTATCGACAAGCGTCCTTAGCTTTAGGGGGAAATAAAACCCAGACCACGTTTAAAATTGTGTTACCTAGTGCCTTTTCAGGGATTCTAACCGCCACTTTGCTGGCGATTGGTCGAATCATTGGTGAAAGTGCTGCATTGGTGTTCGCGGTCGGTACCGCGATCAAAGATGACGTATCCATTTTTGATAAATCGACGTCATTATCCGTCCACATTTGGGCGATGATGACAGATGAACCAGCCAATATTGAACTATCCACCACCATCGCCATCATCATTTTGGTGATTGTATTATCGATGAATTTATCGATTAAACTCATCTCTAAACGTTTATTAAGAAAGTATGGTGTTACCCATGAATAA
- a CDS encoding response regulator transcription factor: MPKIYFIEDDHSIAYVIEKTLSNAKYDYIWFQNGRDFFDAVAKELPDLILLDLMLPNEHGLDHLKRLRSHPMTEDIPVIILSALSSELDKVSGLDLGADDYLTKPFGVLELLSRIQNKLRRTKVKMHLEAGNIQMDVQTREVHVNQTLITLTYKEFELLKLLMEHPDEVLHRDRIFQVVWGSDLVLESRTIDMHVKSLRKKLSDQQSNIEIMTVRAVGYRLVKL; encoded by the coding sequence ATGCCGAAAATTTATTTTATCGAGGACGATCATTCGATTGCTTATGTCATTGAAAAAACCCTCAGTAATGCGAAATATGACTATATTTGGTTTCAAAACGGACGCGATTTTTTCGATGCAGTTGCGAAAGAACTTCCGGATTTGATTTTGCTCGATTTGATGTTACCCAATGAACATGGACTCGACCATTTGAAACGATTGAGATCCCATCCAATGACCGAAGACATCCCAGTCATCATTCTATCGGCTTTATCGAGTGAACTCGATAAAGTCTCTGGACTTGATTTAGGTGCGGATGATTATTTGACCAAACCCTTTGGTGTTTTGGAGTTGTTATCCCGAATTCAAAACAAACTCAGAAGAACCAAGGTTAAAATGCATCTTGAAGCAGGCAACATTCAAATGGATGTACAAACCAGAGAAGTGCATGTGAATCAAACCTTAATTACATTGACATACAAAGAGTTCGAACTATTGAAACTGCTCATGGAACACCCGGATGAAGTATTACATAGAGACCGTATATTTCAAGTGGTTTGGGGTTCTGATTTGGTTTTAGAATCGAGAACCATTGATATGCATGTCAAATCCTTGAGAAAAAAGTTATCAGACCAACAATCTAATATTGAAATCATGACTGTAAGAGCAGTGGGTTACCGATTGGTGAAGCTATGA